In Malus sylvestris chromosome 2, drMalSylv7.2, whole genome shotgun sequence, the genomic stretch ttacatttttcatccattcatctgataaatgctgacgtggctgccacatatatgccacgtggctgccaaatgtctgccacgaggcaaataaaataattttttattttttttttaaaaacctgaattttctcaaaataaaataaaatgaaacccactatccctcccccccccccccaatgaCCCACATCCCTATCCCTAACCAGAACCCAAAAAACCAATAGTAGCAGCAacgagaagaagaaaaagaggggaagaagagggaggaagaataaggaaaaaaaaaacatgcagcAGCAAGagcaggaagaagaagaagaagaagaaaaaaaaaaccccaaacccagttccccccccccccggcgccTCGCGACCCACCTCCCTCCCCCCCCCACCCCGGCGCCGTGCGACCTTCCCCCCTTTCCCGCCCTCTGCAGGTCAGGATCTCTTGATTTTCAGTATGGGTGGGTTTTGAAAATACTGTGATGGGGGATGGGAGAAAGGGGTGGCTTGGGTGGGAAGAActggggctttttttttttttttttctttttttctccctcttcttgtaggtttttgggttctagggggggggggagagacactggtttttttttttttttttgagaaaattcaggttttttaaaaaaaattaaaaatttattttatttgccatgtggcaacatttggcagccacgtcagcatttaacagatcaatggatgaaaaatgtaacggagatattattttgaaataaaatagtacttaaggtaagaaagtaaaatgttttgaagatgttgtaaggaattaaaATAGACCCCAAATCtgaggtatgaaattgtaatttatcctaaaaacattcaaaatttaattagaaacaatAACAATATCATATATTGCAAATGAATTTACATTGTATCCCACACTAGACAATAATATAAAACATGAAAGAAGATCACTAAAATGACTTGTGGGCATGTGTTCATAATATTCCTCACTCAATCATCATTTCTTGAGCTCTTCCATAATCAAACGCGATTGCATTCCTTGAGCTGTACAAAGAGAGCATCCCAAAAGCAATAAACTATAAGTGTAGGGAGAATTCGTATATTTTCTGCATCTAGCGTGAAAAGGTAATATCAATAAGAATCCCTGTAACAACTATAACAATCCGACGAATGTATAGCAAGAAATGGATTCACATATGAGAAGCGATTGGAACTTGGAGAAAAGAGGGTGACTTACCAAAAGGGGCTCATACCACGTTTTCTGTCACTCTAATTTTCTGATAAAAAAGCTAGCTAATTAATGGAAGAAGTAGATGAATAATTGACAAACAAAGAGCATGTAATCAAGAATTTATTAAAGTCCATAACAAACAATATAATCTTAAGTAGCATTTGTAAAACTCCAAGTACCTGGACGAAAATAATCAAGCAATAGGCTACCATTTTCTTATATCAAGCAACAGGTTATCTGTTTTCAAATATCAAGTTCAAGATAGATCAAGTACCTAGATAAATAAGGACGTGAAGCCTGAGATTCTAATTTGCGAAATCAATGTAAGACAAAAGCATTGGCTATTGCGATATGGTATacaaacaattcaaaacatatcATACAAATTCGAAAAAGATTTCTTTACAATCTCTTGTTCATCTGCTTAATTAATCATTCTTTATGACAccaaaaaatttctccatcGTTATCAAGGTTATTCTCAATAAAATGAAAATCAGTAAATAGAACTCACAAAACATCCTTTCCATCACATAAAACCATTAAACCCCCAAAATTATTTGACATACTTACCTTTGTGGACAAAGAGAGTGGGGAGTGAAGCAGAAACATCAACATGTTATAGCCCACTGCAAACCAAGGTCAAAGTTATGCAGAAAAATCAAATacaatgaaacaaaaaaacctTAACTTCAGAATGGGAAATTCTAACATTTTATACAAAGTACAAACATAACAGTCCAAAAGTAATCTACCATGAAAAGGTAACATCAATCTCTGGCTTGTATTCCTTCTCGTAACATGAGAGCACCCTTACTTGGAGCAGATTAATGATAACCTTCATTGCACCTTTGAACCATATGCTCTTATTCCTTTAAAAGAAACTATATTTTCTACTCTACAAATAGATAAGTTCAATCATCCTAAGATTAAAAGACCATATGTTCATCGAAATGAGCCACTGTAATCTAGTTGtaacttgtaaatttgattaCTGCTGCAGCAAAAGGCAATTGGAAATCATAGAATTGATCACCATTAgtccataaaagcttcatctttaGAATTTGGCATTGGGATAGTCTTCATATGCGTCAGCCCAGCTATGCAGATGCTAAATATGTAAATGtcgtaaaattaaaataaatgctTCTTAGCTACACCTAAAACTTACACtctgtttggatgagaaaatttaagattactaagaaattttaaaatgacaaaaattgatATGacggaattttattttctaaaatttgtgaattttcttgtttagttaacctaaaagaacaatgcaatttgaatacaaaatttgttatatttaaactctcactcataaaaattgaacaatgacacctatttacatagAATTTAAACTTTGGAATTGGAGGTcctcaatttcaaatttttttccacGCGAGAATTCTAAagttctatgtttatgaatcgaAACGAGGGAATCAATGCATATCAATTTATAAATCTGAAGTTtgtccaaattccaagtttatttccctcttCCAAACATAATGTTAAAGTAAATGCTACTCAAGATTCTTTACAACCATGTTCAAACATTGATATAGAAATTCACTTAACAGTAATAAGCAACGGTTCCTAAATTCCAGATTTCTAACCCTAAAATTGATTTCCCTGAAATCCCCAATTTATGAAGTTCCTGACCCTAAATTAAACCTGAAATTATGGAATATTATAGCTTAATTCACTTAACAGAGGAAGGACTTTGTGCAACGAATGGCTATTGCTCCTCGCGCCAAGTtgcttttctatttttatttttctttttctttttcaaggaCTTTGAGCCACCAGTCGTGCAAGCAGTCTTTTGCGCGATAATTATCgcgcaaaatttatatttttttaatttgatcttTTAACTTTGCGTGAAGACTTATAAATTTTCATTGCCCAAAGTGTCTTTGCGTGATGATTTTGATTTCGTCGCACTAACAGATTTTTCTACTAATGGGATGAGATTAGTATGAAGGAACAACGGTATTTCCAACACAATAGTCAACATCTAGCTTTCAGTAGGACGTTTcgtggtttgatttttcctctTACTCTTGTAAAAGAACAAAATGTAGAGGATGAGCAAGATAAACGCTCTTGACTTCTTAGATCACTCATTCTCTGATAGAGGTAGGTTTTACTATTATACGTGTCTCATTTGTATCTTAGAGTTTGTCAGCAAATATATGAGTTTTGTTTGTCAAGCCATCCACAAATATGACACATTTTCTAGTAGAGGTAGGCTTGGTGGGTTACATTCGCTTTATGCCTTAGAGCATTCGTAAGCCAAAGGATGGATTGATCAGGCATTTCAACTTGAAGGGACTTTTGACAGCTAAGAGTGCTTTTTATGTTGCTTTGAGTTGAATATAAGTGAAGAAAGTTggggtttcaccataaaatcaattggcaatatggggagtaatCTAACTACTTATAAGCATATGCAAGGTCCCTCATCTCATaaatgtgggattcattctcaacacaccCCCTTACGTGTGGTGGATTTTCAAGTCTAACATGCAGTGTTGTGTCTCTTGGATTGAAGAAGCACAACTAAGGGATATGTGATATGTCCCTTGATTAATTAATCAGAAGGTTATGCCTTTTTGATAAAAGGCACATGTATGAAAAGACGTCAAACTTGCATCCATTCAGTGGAAATGAAAGAATGCTGGAAAGATCTATTTGATCTTCACACACTTTCAGTTGAAGGATGTGACTTTTCTATACACACTTTGAAATAAGTTCAACAGATACAATATAATCTATATATAGCCCACGTTGAAAGAAGCAATGACTTTGGAGAGATGCTGCTTTTTGGAAAGAAGCTGTAGATGATGAGATGAACTCATTGTTATCAAACCAAACATGGACTTTGGTTGACTTACCATATGGATCTATACCAATTGGTTGTAAGTGGGTGtttagaaagaaatataatactGATAGTTCTCTGCAAACCTTCAAAGCCAAATTGGTACCCAAAGGTTTTAAATAGAAAAAGGAAGTTGACTACTTTGACACCTATGCACCAGTTGCAAGAATCACCTCCATTAGAGTGTTGTTTGCTTTGGCATCCGTATATAAATGTACATCAAATGGACATGAAAACAGCCTTTTTAAATGGAGATTTGAATGAAGAGGTATGTATGGAGCATCCGGAAGGATTTGTTCTTCTTGGTAATGAAAATAAGGTTTGTAAATTAGTGAAATCACTATATGGTCTAAAACAAGCGCTAAAACAATGGCATGAAAATTTAACTTCGTCATGTTGTCAAATGGTTTTAGACACAACAATGCCAATAAATGTATGTATTCTAAATTCATTGATGAATACGATGTTGTCATATGCTTATATGTAGATGATTTACTAATATTTGGGACCAACATGAAAGCTATATCCGAAACTAAGAAGTatctaaattcaaatttcaaaatgaaAGATTTAAATGAAGTGGATATCTTAGGGATCAAAGTAAAGAGACAAGATAGGGGTTTTGCATTGTGCCAGTCACACtatattgaaaaaatattgcagaagcataatcatttgcaaataaaaaaagcaccaaccccttatgACTCTAAGATCAACATGCTAGTAAATTATGGCAAATCAGTTGCACAACTTGAGTATGCTAGTGCAATTGGGGGATTGATGTATGCTTCGTATAGCATAAGGCCAGATATAGCATTTGTTGTTTGTAAACTTTCAAGATACACTAGCAACCCTAGCACTTTATGTTGGAAATAAATTTGTAGAGTTTTTTGTTATCTTAAAAAGACTACTAATTTGGGTCTATTTTATTCAAGATTCCAGCAGTACTAGAAGGGTACTCAAATGCTAGTTGGATTTCTAGCGCAAGCAATAATAAATCTACAACATGATGGATATTCACTATTGGGGGAGATGTTGTTTCTTGGGTGTCAAAGAAACAAATTGTTATATCACACTCCACTATGGAATTTGAGTTTATAGCATTAGCAGCCGCATGCAAAGAAGTAGAATGGTTGAGAGATTTATTGTTTGACATAGAATTGTGGCCACAACCAATGCCATCTATTTCTTTGTATTGTGATAGTGAAGTTACATTGTCTAGAGCTTATAGCAAAGTATATAATGGCAAATCTAGACATTTAAGCTTTAGTTATGAATTTGTCAAACGGTTAATAACATAAGAAGTTGTTTACATAACTTATGTAAGGTCAAATAAAAATTTGGCAGATCCTTTTACTAAGGGCCTCTCGAGAGATATGGTACAAAGTACATCTATTGGAATGGGGCTGAAACCCTTTACTAGAATGTCACTAGACCAAAGTTCAATGGGTAATAACAAGTTATTGATAAGTGGTTTGAATAAGCACTGAATAATTTATATAGCCTATTCCAGAATGTCAGTGCATATTGCTATGATAGAGAGGATGAAATTTAAATTCTTAATGAGGCATAATAATATAAGATGTTCAAATAGCAAGAACATATACAAGTAACCTCACCTATATAAACATAAAGAGTGGTGCCGCTTCTACCAAGAGTTTTTCTTGGTTCTCTTGTAAATGTTTATGAAACCAGGATATAGCACATGGCCATAATAGTGCTAACCATATACAAAGTTTTCTCCAAGGAAGCAATAATATGATCATGTGTGTAATATTTTCCTGTTTTGACTGATATATACATAGTTTAAGGTATGGAAAGGCCACTATTGTATTTGTAAGAACCTTGAGATACTTACACTAATTGAAGGTTAAAATCAAAAGATACCTTTTGTATGCATGAACATATGTGTATGATTAAAGTTAATGACAGAAAGATTGATTCATTATAATATTTctagttttatatattttgagaTGGAGGAGAATTGTTAGATGTTTCAAAGTCATTTTTTCTGTCAAATTCTCAACCTTATCCTAccaatgaagaaagttgagattccaccatatataaaactaattgacGATATGGGGAGTAAcccaactacttataagcacatgcaaggtccctcctctcatcaatgtggaattcattctcaacaatgAGGGGCTCATGATGTAGCTTCTTCTTCTATCAATCCAAACCCTTTTGGAGTTCTGTGCAGAAAGCTATCTATGGGCAGCAAGCGCTCCCCATAAAGTGAAGATGTGCGCACGGAATCTATCGAGATATCATCCTACTAGGGAGAATTTGGTGAAAAGACATGTTGGGACGGATCGCTCGTGTACTCTGTGCTTTTCAAGGAGAAACAACGCTTCACCTTGTGAGGGATTGTCCCTCTGCTATTTGTGGATGGCTTTCGACACCACTGAGGTACCCTGACAGAGGAGTGCAATTGAACTCAATGGAAGAACGGGCACTTCACTTGGCCTTGAAGCTAAGTCGGGCACAATTTTGACCTATCGGGTGGTTTGGTGGGCAGTTTGGGTCTCCAAGAATGACGTCCTATGGAAAGCTAAGATGGTGCGATCGGATATCTCTATCCTCGAGCAGTTAGCTGGTGGCAGGACTACATGAAGTTTTCCTTCCACAGGGAATTTGCTAGTGTAGGAGGCTTGGAGATCTGTAAGTGGGAACACCCCATGCAGGCCATCTAAAAATTAATGTTGACGGGGCCGTtgcctgaaaaaaaaaaaggcctaataTACATGATTTTGGCACATATTGTTTTTAATATGGTCTATCATGAGTACCCAAAACCAATAACCTTATAACTACGTAAACAACACAACAAATATTGAACACACTTTCTCTCAGAAAAGAGAAGGAAGCacccagaaagaaaaagagggatGGAAAGAATGGATAGTGTAAAATAAGATCTCAGTGAGAGATAGGTTAATGAACGCTGCAGATGCTCAATTTTCTCTTTCGCTTCTCGGACTTTGGAGGATGGAGAGCCAACTTAATAGCTGCGTCAAAAACAGCCTTCACATTCTGCACAATTTTAACAATAATTTTTCAACTCATCAGCACAAGCCACAAGACCTAGTGAAAAATTAATAGGGTCGATTTCAACATGGTACCATAAGTTTTGCACCAAAGAGCACCGTTTATACACACGGTTTCATTTTGGACACTTCAGTTACCTTACTCAGCGAAATTTCAACAATATGTCCAAATTATAACCATGAGTACAGACATGAAATTTCTGGGTAATTAATACATACTGAAATTAACCTAATGTGATTGCAAATTCCACCAAATATTCACATATtttaacatgaaaaaaaaaaacacattctAGGTTCCTGGAGAAGTTCCTCAAGAAGACCATATATTGAATTGAACATAAAAGAAccccatttttcttttcatgtttatcttttgtgaATTTCATGAgcgcacatatatatatacctacATGCTGTTTCTTTGAGCTGCACTCAATATATGCCACAGCACCTATTCGCTTCTTCAAATCTTCACCctacaatatttttaaaaatgcagaagaataattaaattataataaaataaaataaaaaagttcccCAGAATTGAATTTTCtatcatattaaaataattcaGCTATACCAATGTCACAAAGCAGCAGTAATAAGGACCGAAGTAGCAGAAGTGGAAATCTACCTGTTGTGTAGAGATGGTACTTGCCCCGGGATAATCCATTAGGAATTGTCTGTCTTCTCTCAGATCTGCCATAGCAAAGAAACCATAAGTTGTAGAAAAACAGCAGAGAcaaaacacagaaaaattaaaagaaaatgagCCATTGCGTTCTAATTTGAATCGTCAGGGCTCTTCAACAAATAAACCTCTCAAAACTTTATTTCATAGCAAAAACTACTTAACACACTGTTTCGAGAAAAATACTCATGAACTCAGATGCACTCAACATTTTTAGTTGATAGCTTTATTTTTCCTATAGTATTATTGTTGAAGTATTTTTTACTAATATTAACAATTGTTAGGGGCCTCctccctcttagtgtagattatatcatttgttcaaaaaaaaaaaaaaacaattgttaGGGGCCTATACTAATTAAGTGTAATATTTAATGTATCTTCTCCAATCCCTTGGTCTATTATGCTTCATGACTAAAGTAATCTTTAAGGAAAAATATTAGATTGAAGTTTAAAGACAgttgctttttttttgttacttatAATTTTTAGCTTTCCTAACCAAACATTCTCCATTATTTAGAGCATAGAGAAATTTATAAATGGAAAAGAAACATAACTAAATCACTCAAATTTGCAGAGGTAGCAATTGCTAGTGGAAAGAACGGTTACCTAGTTTTGTCCCCACAAGAATGATAGGCACTGATGAGGCATAATGTCTTAGCTCAGGGATCCACTTCTCCAACATAACaagaggagaaaagaaaaaggaaaaggagagACAGAAAACACTGAATCTGATTAGTatatacatttggtacatgcaATTAGAAAAAGTGAATCTTAAGAAGAATTTAATAGCTAACGTAGAGAAAAAAGAAACTCACTTTCTTTGATATGTTCTCATAGCTAGGCCTACTTGTGAGAGAAAAGGCAAGAAGGAACACATCAGCTCCTCTGTAACTAAGAGGCCTCAATCTGTTGTAATCTTCTTGACCTGCAAATTAATTCACACAGAAAGAAGTTCATGTTGGAGTTTTTTTAGTAGAACACACTGCTCACAGTTAAAACTCTCTCACATTTTATAACATCTAGTCCCTCTTAAAAGTGATTGGAAAGATGGACTGTAGAGAACAAACATTGAGTTGAACCTTGagtttgggctttggggtgtgataattatatatatttaaaatatatttgatTGACAAGCTCAAGACACGTtcagtagccaagggttactgCCACAAGTTCATGACACGTTTAGTAGTCAAGGGTTACTGCCAAAAGGAAGGGTTGGATATTTCGACACGTTACTCCAGTTTCTTGCTAATGTTTATTATGACGTTAATAGCAATTGTAGTTGTGTACAATTTTGTTATACACCTaatggatgtaaaaacaacatttttgaATGGAGAAATAGATGAAAAAATATACATTGAGCAACCTAAAGGTTTGTGCTTAACAGACAAGAAAGCAAGTGTGCAAATTAGTTAAGTCATTATATCGACTTAAACAAGCACCAAAGCAATGGCATGAGAAgtttgatcatactttgttgacCCATGGGTTTAAAATTAACGAATCCAATAAATGTGTTTACATTAAGAGTAATGGTAACTCTTGCATTATTGTGTGcttgtatgtggatgatatgctcatAATGGGAACTAATAAAGATGTcttaaataaaacaaagaaaatgttgaatACAAGTTTTGACCTGAAAGACTTAGGTCAAGCCAATATCATTATAGGAAttcaaattaagagaaataGTGAAAGTTATGTCCTTACCTAGTCTCATTatgaataaaaaatagtaaGGAGGTTAGGTCAATTTGACTGCATACCTGCTGCGACTCCCTTTGATGATGGATTCAAGTTAGAGAAAAATAATGGCAATGCCATATCTCAACTTGAATATTTCCAAGTAATTGGAAGTActttaatttactttttaaaGTCACTAAGCATGACCTAGCTTATTCAGTAAGTAGGCTTAGTAGATATACTAGTAATTAGCACAAGAGCATTGGGATACTTTAGTAAGAGTGTTAAGGTACTTGAGAAATATGCTTGACTACAGTTTGCACTACACCAAGTATCCACTTGTTGTGGAAGGCTTCAGCAATTGAATTTCTAACACTATAGAATCCAAATCAACAAGTAGTTAAGGTTTTACTCTGGGAGGTGCACAATATATTGGAAATCCTCTAAACAGAAGTGTATAACTCGTTCCACCATGGAGTTAGAATTTATAGCTTTAGCCTTGGCT encodes the following:
- the LOC126634566 gene encoding rac-like GTP-binding protein RAC2 isoform X1, encoding MDNANTRTTAAAAVAAAPAASTSKFIKCVTVGDGAVGKTCLLISYTSNTFPTDYVPTVFDNFSANVSVDGHTVNLGLWDTAGQEDYNRLRPLSYRGADVFLLAFSLTSRPSYENISKKWIPELRHYASSVPIILVGTKLDLREDRQFLMDYPGASTISTQQGEDLKKRIGAVAYIECSSKKQHVGIYICALMKFTKDKHEKKNGVLLCSIQYMVFLRNFSRNLECVFFFHVKICEYLVEFAITLG
- the LOC126634566 gene encoding rac-like GTP-binding protein RAC2 isoform X3, encoding MDNANTRTTAAAAVAAAPAASTSKFIKCVTVGDGAVGKTCLLISYTSNTFPTDYVPTVFDNFSANVSVDGHTVNLGLWDTAGQEDYNRLRPLSYRGADVFLLAFSLTSRPSYENISKKWIPELRHYASSVPIILVGTKLDLREDRQFLMDYPGASTISTQQGEDLKKRIGAVAYIECSSKKQHNVKAVFDAAIKLALHPPKSEKRKRKLSICSVH
- the LOC126634566 gene encoding rac-like GTP-binding protein RAC2 isoform X4, whose translation is MDNANTRTTAAAAVAAAPAASTSKFIKCVTVGDGAVGKTCLLISYTSNTFPTDYVPTVFDNFSANVSVDGHTVNLGLWDTAGQEDYNRLRPLSYRGADVFLLAFSLTSRPSYENISKKKWIPELRHYASSVPIILVGTKLDLREDRQFLMDYPGASTISTQQGEDLKKRIGAVAYIECSSKKQHVECEGCF
- the LOC126634566 gene encoding rac-like GTP-binding protein RAC2 isoform X2 → MDNANTRTTAAAAVAAAPAASTSKFIKCVTVGDGAVGKTCLLISYTSNTFPTDYVPTVFDNFSANVSVDGHTVNLGLWDTAGQEDYNRLRPLSYRGADVFLLAFSLTSRPSYENISKKKWIPELRHYASSVPIILVGTKLDLREDRQFLMDYPGASTISTQQGEDLKKRIGAVAYIECSSKKQHNVKAVFDAAIKLALHPPKSEKRKRKLSICSVH